AAAAATGTTCCATCCTGTTCATACGTTTATCAGTAAATTCGTCACAAATTTTGAGGCAAAAGAACTTCATCATGATATCTTTGTAAACGGAAAGCTTGTGTATGAAACAGAAGAACTTCAGGAAATTCAGCAGTACGTAAAAGATAATTTAGAGCTGCTTTGGGATGAATATAAGCGCACGCGCAATCCAGAAGAATATCCAGTAGATTTAAGCGAAAAGTGTTGGGAAAATAAAACGCGTCAAATTGCGTACGTAAAACAAAAAGTAGCGGAAGCCCTAAATAAAAAATAGTAGGGAGCTGGAGACATGTCAGATACGCTTGCTTATTTTCAACAGCTAAACCCTGATAAGAAAATAGATACGCTTTTAGAAAAAGGAGCGAAAATTGGGATTTATGGTTCATCTTTTGATCCGGTTACCAACGTTCATCTTTGGACGGCATCAACGGTTGCGCATCGAAAGAAGTTAGATGCTATTATCTTCTTGCCTTCATCGCACAAACGGACAGATAAAAAGCTCCAAACGTCCGATGAACACCGTGTAAATATGGTTAGCTTAGCGATTAAAGACAACCCGAAATTTTTGCTCGATACGTATGAGCTAGACGTATTGCCCGGCTATCATTACACATACTACACTATGGAGCACTTTAAAAAATTGCTCCCACACGCTGACTTATTTTTTATTATGGGAGCCGACTTACTGCAAGATATTGGTGAGGGCAAGTGGAAGAAAGCAGATGAACTTATTAGTGAAAACCAGTTTATCATCATGGCAAGAGAGGGAATAGACATGTTGAAAGCTATTAGTCATTCTCCTTTGCTTCGAAATTATGACGACGGCCGGTTTCAGCTTCTTGATAAGGGGCTTGCAATGGAAATCAGCTCTACTTATATTCGTCAAGAATTTGCCAGGGGCGGAGAACCACGATATTTAATGCCTGATCTCTGTTATTTTTATAGTAAAGAACATGGTTTGTATCAGTAAGAAATCTACATATAATGGAAGGAGAGCATGTATCATGTCAGACATGCAAGAAAAAATAAGAAAAGAGCTACATGTGAAATCTGAAATTGATCCAGCACAAGAAATTCGTGCCCGCGTTGATTTTTTGAAAAACTACCTAAAGTCAGCAAATGCAAAAGGCTTTGTATTAGGTATAAGCGGAGGGCAGGACTCTAGTTTAGCTGGACGATTAGCGCAGATTGCTGTAGACGAATTGCGAAAAGAAGAATATGAAGCAAAATTTGTAGCCGTTCGCTTGCCTCATGGCACGCAGCATGATGAAGCGGATGCGAAGGCGTCACTAGAATTTATTAAACCTAATGAAACATATACATTTAATATTAAAAACACGGTGGAAGCATTTGAAAGTTCGTTTACAGGTTCTACAGATATAGCACTGTCTGATTTTCATAAAGGAAATGTCAAAGCACGTACGCGTATGATTGTACAGTATGCAATCGGAGGAGAAAACGGCCTTTTAGTTATCGGAACCGATCATGCAGCAGAAGCAGTAACAGGCTTTTTTACAAAATACGGAGATGGCGGAGCAGACGTGCTGCCTCTAACGGGATTAACAAAACGTCAAGGAAAAGCATTGCTAAAAGAATTAGGTGCAGATAAACGATTGTACGAAAAAGTACCAACCGCTGACTTATTAGATAATAGTCCTGGTCAATCTGATGAAACGGAACTAGGAATTTCTTATGATGAACTAGACGATTATTTGGAAGGAAAAGAAGTATCACAAGAAGCCGTTGAAAAAATTGAACAGCGCTATCGTATTACTGAACATAAGCGTCAGTTACCGGCTAGCATGTTTGATGAATGGTGGAAATGAGAGAAATGCCCATATTAGGTATATCTAATATGGGCATTATTTTGACTGATTTCTTTCATAAAACAAAAAAGTGGCGGAAAAAGTGTAATTTAACAAATTGTTTTCTCATACACACTTTGTTATTCTTACGCACTTTGGTATAATGAAGTGCTTTTAATATTATTGAGGAGGAACATTTTTTATGGCAGTTGAAGTAGGTAGCAAGGTACAAGGTAAAGTAACAGGTATTACTAATTTTGGAGCATTTGTAGAATTACCTGGAGGTCAAACTGGGCTTGTACATATTAGTGAGGTAGCTGACAGCTATGTAAAAGACATTAATGACCATCTTAAAGTTGGTCAAGAAATTGAAGTGAAAGTCGTTAATGAGAAAGACGGAAAAATTGGATTATCGATTAAAAAAGCGATAGATAAACCGGAAAGACCCTCATCTTCTTATTCACAACGCCCGCCACGTCAGGCAAGAAATAATGATAATCGTTCTAAAAGCAACTTCCAACCAAAGGAAAACTTCGAACAAAAAATGGCGCGTTTCTTAAAAGATAGTGAAGATAATTTATCTACACTAAAACGCAGCACTGAATCAAAACGAGGTGGCAGAGGCGGAAGACGCGGATAAATCCCTTCCACTCTAACTACTTTATTATATAGTTGAAGCAAGCCAGTAAAAATTGGCTTGCTTCTTTTTTGTGATAGCTTAAGTACATACGCTAGAAGAGTAAAGAGAAGGTTAAGCACTTACTTAGTTGTAAAGTAGATGCCAATCGTGACAAGAGATGAAAGAAGATCAAGGATGAGTAGGATGAAATTTAAATCTATCATAATCATACCTCCCTTTTTGCGAGCGTTGACGTTAGTATCTGCACGAACTACTTTTATTATTCGTAATTTTTAAAAATTTCATTTAATTAAATGTGATATTTAATATTTAATTAAACTATGTTCTAAATAATAATTAATAAAATAAAAAACGCTTATAAGAACAATTTTCTTAAAATAATAAAAAAACCTTATAAGTAAACGAAGAGAAAGTAGGAATGAGTCCCTCATCGAAATAGCTAAATTAACAGAAAATCGTCAGTATTCTTGTATATTCATCTAATTTTTTCATAATTTTAGGAATAAAAAAGTGCTGAAAAAGCAAAGAACAGACAAAATTCTTCCTTTTTTGAGCAGTAGTGCTCAATTTGGAGAAATATATAAAATGATTCCATAGACTCAAGGATTTTATAGTAATATATAGAACTTCCATACTATTCTAGTTTTTAGCTCATTAGCTAAGTAAAAGATGCGTATGT
The genomic region above belongs to Priestia megaterium and contains:
- the nadE gene encoding ammonia-dependent NAD(+) synthetase, translated to MSDMQEKIRKELHVKSEIDPAQEIRARVDFLKNYLKSANAKGFVLGISGGQDSSLAGRLAQIAVDELRKEEYEAKFVAVRLPHGTQHDEADAKASLEFIKPNETYTFNIKNTVEAFESSFTGSTDIALSDFHKGNVKARTRMIVQYAIGGENGLLVIGTDHAAEAVTGFFTKYGDGGADVLPLTGLTKRQGKALLKELGADKRLYEKVPTADLLDNSPGQSDETELGISYDELDDYLEGKEVSQEAVEKIEQRYRITEHKRQLPASMFDEWWK
- the nadD gene encoding nicotinate (nicotinamide) nucleotide adenylyltransferase, producing MSDTLAYFQQLNPDKKIDTLLEKGAKIGIYGSSFDPVTNVHLWTASTVAHRKKLDAIIFLPSSHKRTDKKLQTSDEHRVNMVSLAIKDNPKFLLDTYELDVLPGYHYTYYTMEHFKKLLPHADLFFIMGADLLQDIGEGKWKKADELISENQFIIMAREGIDMLKAISHSPLLRNYDDGRFQLLDKGLAMEISSTYIRQEFARGGEPRYLMPDLCYFYSKEHGLYQ
- a CDS encoding S1 domain-containing RNA-binding protein; protein product: MAVEVGSKVQGKVTGITNFGAFVELPGGQTGLVHISEVADSYVKDINDHLKVGQEIEVKVVNEKDGKIGLSIKKAIDKPERPSSSYSQRPPRQARNNDNRSKSNFQPKENFEQKMARFLKDSEDNLSTLKRSTESKRGGRGGRRG